The following DNA comes from Synechococcus sp. CC9616.
GGCGATTCGCTGAAACTTCAAGAGCTGTGCCGCGAAGAACTGCGACTGGCCCGGTGCTAATGTCCGTCTTGGACATCGGGAAACGGTTTCAGTCGTCCCTGGCGTTCCCACCCGTTCCGAGCCAACGACGGAACCTGTGTTTCTATCCGTGCGGCTGACTGTTCGCAGCAGAGCCCGGGATTCAAAGGAGTTTCCAACTCCGCCCTATTTCGGTCCTTAAGACCATTCATTAGTTCATCCAACACCCGATGCGGAAGGCCGGTAGGTCTCCGATCGGATCTGAGCTCTTTTGGGCTCCTGTCCCGACATTCCATGCCCCAACACATCGTTATCGCGGAGCAGTTGCGAATCGCAGCGGTGCTCTCTGATGACCGCGTCGATGAGCTGATTGTTGCCCAGGGTCGTTATCAAATCGGCGACGTTTACCTCGGAACCGTTGAAAACGTTCTGCCTGGCATTGATGCTGCCTTCGTCAATATCGGAGAAAGTGAAAAAAACGGCTTTATTCATGTCACCGATCTAGGCCCTTTGCGGCTGAAGAAGGCGTCGGCAGGCATCACCGAACTGCTCGAGCCTCGTCAGAAGGTTCTTGTTCAGGTGATGAAGGAACCCACCGGTACCAAGGGGCCGCGCCTGACGGGCAACCTTGCCCTCCCGGGCCGTTACCTGGTGCTTCAGCCCCATGGCCAGGGGGTGAACATCTCGCGACGGATTGCTTCGGAAGCTGAGCGCAACAGGCTCAGAGCCCTCGGGGTGCTGATCAAGCCTCCCGGTGCGGGGCTGCTGATCCGCACCGAGGCGGACGGGATCAGTGAGGACCTTCTGATCGATGATCTCGAAGCTCTCCTGCGCCAGTGGGAGGGCATTCAGCAGGCTGCGGACACGGCGGTACCTCCAGTTCTGCTGAATCGCGATGAAGATTTCATCCATCGGGTCCTGAGGGATCACATGGGCCCTGATCTCACCAGGGTCGTCGTTGATGATCCCGCTGCAACGAACCGGGTCACGGGGTTTCTTGGTCCTGATGGTGCAGCGGTTCAGGTGGAAGCGCACAGCGAGTCCAACGAAGTGCTTGAGCACTTCAAAATCAACGACGCCATTCGCAATGCCCTGAAGCCAAGGGTTGATCTTCCCTCTGGCGGCTACGTGATCATCGAGCCCACCGAGGCCCTCACGGTGATCGATGTCAACTCAGGCTCGTTCACGCGTTCGGCCAACGCTCGAGAAACAGTTCTGTGGACCAACTGTGAAGCCGCGATTGAAATCGCTCGCCAGCTGAAGCTTCGCAACATCGGTGGCGTGATCATCATCGATTTCATCGATATGGATTCGCGCCGGGATCAGCTCCAGGTGCTTGAGCACTTCACCAGTTCCGTGCGGGATGACGCGGCACGTCCTCAGATCGCACAACTGACGGAGCTCGGTTTGGTTGAGCTGACGCGCAAACGTCAGGGGCAAAACATTTACGAGCTGTTCGGCCGTGCATGCCCGAGTTGTGGGGGGCTTGGACATGTGGCTGTTCTGCCTGGCAAGGATCTGTTGCAGCCTCTGGCGACGGCGGCGGGGCTGGTGCGTTCCGTTGCATCCGCTCGGGCCGAAGTGCTCTCTCCCTCTGAGGCCACGAACGGCAGCCGCCGCCGCCGTGGAGGTCGCGGTCGTGGTGTGGCTGAGCCGGTCAGCGCGGCATCCGGCATGCCGACTGCAGTGGCTCCGGCCGAAGCCAGCGCCTCTGATGACATCCAGGAGGATGCCACGGCAGCGGTGTCGGCCCGACGGTCCGACCCCGAGCTTGTGGCGGTGTCCATGACGCCGGAGCAGCAGGAGCTCTATGGCTGGCTTGGTCTGAATCCCGCGTTGTTGCTGGAGACGCCGCCTGAGTCGGACAACATCATGGTTCGGGTGGTGCGTCCCGGAGAGGATGCTGACGCTGTGCTGGAAGAAGCCAGACAGCAAATGGCGGCAAGCGCTGGCCGCCGCCGCCGCCGTGGGCGCGGTGGCCGCGGTACCGGCAGGAATGGATCAGGAAACGGAGCTGCTTACAGCCAGGGTTCGACGGATGCGACTGCAGTAGCGGCTGATGAGGTCGAGTCGGAGGCGCCGTTGATGGTGGAAATCACGCCGCTTCCGCTCATCCCTGTGGACACCGTGACGGCTGCCTTTGAGACGACTGCTGCTGTGAAGACAGTTGCTGAGATGAAAGGGGCGAATGATTCGGTGGCGGATTCATCTCAATCGGCCGGCGAGGAGCAAGCCGTTGCCGCGCAGGATCCGTCCGAGGAGATTGAGGAGCCGCGCCGTCGCCGTCGCCGCTCCTCTGCTGCGTCATCCAGCTGATCAAAACAG
Coding sequences within:
- a CDS encoding Rne/Rng family ribonuclease; its protein translation is MPQHIVIAEQLRIAAVLSDDRVDELIVAQGRYQIGDVYLGTVENVLPGIDAAFVNIGESEKNGFIHVTDLGPLRLKKASAGITELLEPRQKVLVQVMKEPTGTKGPRLTGNLALPGRYLVLQPHGQGVNISRRIASEAERNRLRALGVLIKPPGAGLLIRTEADGISEDLLIDDLEALLRQWEGIQQAADTAVPPVLLNRDEDFIHRVLRDHMGPDLTRVVVDDPAATNRVTGFLGPDGAAVQVEAHSESNEVLEHFKINDAIRNALKPRVDLPSGGYVIIEPTEALTVIDVNSGSFTRSANARETVLWTNCEAAIEIARQLKLRNIGGVIIIDFIDMDSRRDQLQVLEHFTSSVRDDAARPQIAQLTELGLVELTRKRQGQNIYELFGRACPSCGGLGHVAVLPGKDLLQPLATAAGLVRSVASARAEVLSPSEATNGSRRRRGGRGRGVAEPVSAASGMPTAVAPAEASASDDIQEDATAAVSARRSDPELVAVSMTPEQQELYGWLGLNPALLLETPPESDNIMVRVVRPGEDADAVLEEARQQMAASAGRRRRRGRGGRGTGRNGSGNGAAYSQGSTDATAVAADEVESEAPLMVEITPLPLIPVDTVTAAFETTAAVKTVAEMKGANDSVADSSQSAGEEQAVAAQDPSEEIEEPRRRRRRSSAASSS